The window TAATGTCGCAACACGTTGATGTATTAGTCAATGGATTAGGCGTTCTTGCTGCTATCTACGCAGGAAAATATGTTACATCATTAGCTGCAGCGACAAAGCAAAGTGCAGAGAAAGTTATTACTGATATTAAACAAGCTGCATCAGAAAAAGCTGCCGCTCAATCTGCATTACAGCAAGCACAGGCAGAATTAGCGAATAGAGTTGCGGCTCAAAAATCAATGGTAGCACAACTTGAACTAGCACAAACAGAGCGCACTCGTAACGCGATAAGAGGACAGTTAAAAGCTAATACTATTGCACTAACTGTGGCAACTAATGCAGAAGCGGCGGCACAAGCTAGGCTAAATGCAGCATTAAAAGCATCATCATTTGCGGCTAATGGTTTGAAAAGCGCTATGAATATGCTTGGTGGTCCTGCTGGTATTTTATTGATCGCCGCTGGGGCATTTATCAGTTGGTCTACAAATGCAGAACAAGCTAAACAAAAATCATTAGAACTAGCTGATAATATTGATGCTTTGACTGATTCGTTTAAGAAAATGACTGCTGCACAAATGGATTCAGCTATTTATGATTTAGACAAAAAAATACAAAAACAAACCATTGTTATTAAAGAGCAGGAAGCTGCAATAAAGAACTTCCAAAAAACGAATAGCAATGTGGTTATGAGTACCGGAGTTGTTCTGTCTACAGACTATCAAGGCGAGCTAAAAAATTTAAAGGCTGAACTTGATACTATGCGACAAGTGTTAGATCAAGATAATGAATTAATGAGTAAGTATGTTGATGCACAAAAACGCGCAACAGAGTCAACTAAAGAACTAAAAGAATCAACTAAAGTTAAAAATGATGAATTCTCTAAAGATACCACTGATAACATCACGAAAAATATTGCTAAATTATCTCAAGAACTGGAAATAGCAGAGTTAAAACAAAAAGGATTAACTAAAGAAGCTTATATCTACCAAGGGGTATTATCTGCTCTCGGTGATGAAGCATCAAAGTATCAAGTGGCGTTAAAAGGATTGATAACTGGTACATCCGATATATCAAACTTAACTGATGAACATCGAGCTAAACTTGAACCACTAATTACATTGCTTGGGAAAATGTATAATGTAAACGCTCAAGGTGCGCCTAAAGTTAAAGCTGCATCGGAAAAATTAAAGGAGCTAAAGGACAACTTAAAAGGGTTAGCTGATCCGTTAGAAAAAGAAAATACCTCTTTTAATGAATCAGCAAAAGTTTTAAAGGACTCTTTAACTCAAAAACTACTAACACAAGAGCAGTATGATAAAAAGTCAGAGCAACTTCAAAAACAACATCAATTGAATTTAGCAAAAATAAACTCTGATGAGTATGTTTCTCAAAAGTCTCAAGCTGTAGCGCAAGTTGATCCGGTTCAAGCTCTCATGAATGAGCAAACTAGAAAGCTAGCTTTAATCAAGGAGTTTGAAAAGAATAAATCCATAAGTGAACAGCAAGCATTAGAGTTACGAGAAGCGGCTAATCACCAGTATGAGCAAAATCGCATCAATGCTCAGTGGGAAATTTGGCGTAATCAAAGCGAGGCTAATGAGTTTTTAGCCAGTTCCCTTGAGGGATTAGCAAGTAGTGCAACAAGTACCATTTCTGGATTAATGTCAGGCACGATGAGTGCAACAGATGCAATGCAAAACTTTGCTAACGTAATTCTAAATGAAACTATTGGATCACTGGTTCAAATGGGCTTGCAACAGGTTAAAAATGCAATCACGAGTCAAGCTGCAACAGCAGGAGCAACAGCAGCACAAATTACCGAAGCCGCAGCCTTAGAGACCGCTTGGACTGGTGCCGCCATACAAGCATCAATCGCTACTCAAGGTGCTGCCGCCACAATTGGGCAATCATCTTATATGCAAGCGATTGGAACAATGAGGGCTGTAGCTATTGCTGGTGGACGTGAGCATGGAGGAACTGTTAACGCTGATTCAATGTATCGAGTTGGTGAGGGCGGCAAACCTGAAATACTTATGTCTGGTGGTAAACAATATATGATCCCCGGTGAAAATGGCAGAGTTCTAAGTAATCGTGAAATAACATCAAGTAGTGGTGGAAAGTCAGGAGTATCTCTTAGCTTTAACATGCCAATAGACATTGGAGATAGTAGCGTTTCTGAGCAAGACGGTCAGCAACTAGCTAAATTAGTTGAGCAAGTAGTTAAAGCGAAAATTCAAAGCGAAATGAGGCCGGGCGGATTGCTTAATAAGCGTTGATTTAACTTAACCAATCTTATACCATTAACCTAAATTAATATATAAGGAAGGTCATATGAGAAAGTTAATGCTATTAGGCTTGTTTGGTTTTTTGCAGGCTGGATGCAGTGAAGAGAAAATAACTAAAGATTTTCTAAATGGCGAATGGATTTGTAATCAAAAAGTATTTAAAAAGAGTGATTTAGAAGCTAATTATGAAGAGCCAATTAAAACTGAAAGGCAAAAAAGGATTTTTAAATTTGATGGGGATGACTTGTATTCTTACTCTTCTAAAACAGGGGAAAAAGAATACTTAATCAAAATTGACGCTATTAATGATGATAGCCCGCAGGTAGAAAATACAGAAGATGAAAAAATAACGACCATCAGTAAATTTAAAAAAGATAATTCTGAGCAGTGGACTTGGATTCACGAAGTTATACATTTTAGTAAAACTCTTGATTTAAGTGACAGTAAGGAAAAGTATGAAACAGTCTGTACCAGAATAAAATAAAGCCCATCAGGGCTTATTTTTTGTCTTGATTGCTTAAATATGACACAGTCTTGGTTAATCCCTCAATAACGGATTGTTGAGATTTTATTAATTCTTGCTGATCAAATATTATTGATTTTAAATCATCAATTTCGATATAAAAATCAGCTTCACGGTCAGACTGTACGTAAAATGAATCTTCTAGTCTGAAATTAACCTCTGCGGTGAAAGAGCGACCGCTAGTTTTTGCTGATTCGTCTAATCTGTCTTTTAGATCCTGCGATATTCTAATTCGCAATTGATAAGTTTCAATACTCATAATCAATCCAATAAAAATTTTATATATTATTAAACACTATCCTATTGACATCAAGTCCTCTAATTGAGTATTATGGTTCTCATATTGAGTATTTAATTAAACGGGAGGTTAAATGAAAGATGCACAGCAAATGCCACAGAAAAAATTTCGTTATCCACAGGAGCTCTTAGATGTGATAAATCGCGAAGCTGAGTTTAATAATCGCTCCTCAAATGGTGAGGTGATTCATAAATTACAAATTGCTTATGGATTAAAGAAAAAAGAGGAGGAAAGAAAAATTGAAGGTGTATAAAAAACTAAAGGCTCTAACTGCGCTAACAGCTAAAGCCCTAAACCAAGTTAACCACAAACGCTTAAATAAGGATTAAACTTATGAATAACACTAACATAAATACTTCAAATTGTCCAGTAACAGTACCATTTTATGGTAATAGCTTATATTTAGTTAATAATAACAATGAGCCTTACGTTCCTATGAAACCTATTGTCGATGGCATGGGGCTAGATTGGGGCGCACAGTTTACAAAGATCAAAAACAAGTTTAATTCAACTATTGCGGAAATCACAATAGTTGCTTCTGATGGTAAAAATAGAATGATGTCTTGCTTACCACTTCGCAAACTTCCTGCATGGCTATATTCAATTCAACCTAATAAGGTTAAGCCTGAGTTAAAAGATACAGTAATTAAGTATCAGGAAGAATGTGACGAGGTGTTATGGCAATACTGGACAAAAGGGCAGGCAACAAAAGAAAGCGTAAAATCGTCGTTCAAATCTTACTTACCAGAATATCGTCAAGCTAAAGCTATGGATTTAGCTGTTAAAGCATTGGATAGGATGTTTGCTAATTTACCTCATTTAGGTGAACAATCTAAACAGGTTATTTATGCTGACACAATCAATCCGATAGCTGGTAAAAATGTAATCCCTTTACCTAAGTTAGAAAATAAAACCTTTTCAGCGACAGAGGCAGGGGAAAAATTAGGAATATCCTCAAATAAAATAGGTCGAATGGCTAATAATCTTCACTTAAAAACAGAGGAGTACGGAATATTTGTACTGGATAAGTCTCGTCACTCTGATAAACAAGTGGAAACTTTCAGATATAACCAAAAAGCTATTGACGTTATTGCAAATCATTTAACAGTAGCAGCTTAACCAACCAATTTAAAACTAAGCCACCGCTAAGAGTGGCAACTTTGAGGATTACTAATATGCAAAACCAACTAATATTTAATAACATGCCTTTAACTG is drawn from Orbaceae bacterium BiB and contains these coding sequences:
- a CDS encoding Arc family DNA-binding protein, which produces MKDAQQMPQKKFRYPQELLDVINREAEFNNRSSNGEVIHKLQIAYGLKKKEEERKIEGV
- a CDS encoding TraY domain-containing protein yields the protein MSIETYQLRIRISQDLKDRLDESAKTSGRSFTAEVNFRLEDSFYVQSDREADFYIEIDDLKSIIFDQQELIKSQQSVIEGLTKTVSYLSNQDKK
- a CDS encoding phage antirepressor N-terminal domain-containing protein, with amino-acid sequence MNNTNINTSNCPVTVPFYGNSLYLVNNNNEPYVPMKPIVDGMGLDWGAQFTKIKNKFNSTIAEITIVASDGKNRMMSCLPLRKLPAWLYSIQPNKVKPELKDTVIKYQEECDEVLWQYWTKGQATKESVKSSFKSYLPEYRQAKAMDLAVKALDRMFANLPHLGEQSKQVIYADTINPIAGKNVIPLPKLENKTFSATEAGEKLGISSNKIGRMANNLHLKTEEYGIFVLDKSRHSDKQVETFRYNQKAIDVIANHLTVAA
- a CDS encoding tape measure protein, coding for MATYTEGSVVYEVSLDTKNLLENSGKVREQMLKLNDNGELAAKGLNKVEASASSAGNSLGKLTTIAKAVSAALISSQILAYAQSWNELEDRIGNTGATAIQTKEIMDKLLETSNRNGRTIEESSELYIRLSNAMKELGYSANDTLSYIGTLSNLMTINKTNALAAQSATNALTKAQMAGKLAGENANSVFNAMPSILKTLGTQLKKTETEVRQMASDGKLSMKIFSDAMIGAENETAAFADNMRNTVNDGVTRVTNNLKQYLGNLNNSTGATKLLVDSLVLMSQHVDVLVNGLGVLAAIYAGKYVTSLAAATKQSAEKVITDIKQAASEKAAAQSALQQAQAELANRVAAQKSMVAQLELAQTERTRNAIRGQLKANTIALTVATNAEAAAQARLNAALKASSFAANGLKSAMNMLGGPAGILLIAAGAFISWSTNAEQAKQKSLELADNIDALTDSFKKMTAAQMDSAIYDLDKKIQKQTIVIKEQEAAIKNFQKTNSNVVMSTGVVLSTDYQGELKNLKAELDTMRQVLDQDNELMSKYVDAQKRATESTKELKESTKVKNDEFSKDTTDNITKNIAKLSQELEIAELKQKGLTKEAYIYQGVLSALGDEASKYQVALKGLITGTSDISNLTDEHRAKLEPLITLLGKMYNVNAQGAPKVKAASEKLKELKDNLKGLADPLEKENTSFNESAKVLKDSLTQKLLTQEQYDKKSEQLQKQHQLNLAKINSDEYVSQKSQAVAQVDPVQALMNEQTRKLALIKEFEKNKSISEQQALELREAANHQYEQNRINAQWEIWRNQSEANEFLASSLEGLASSATSTISGLMSGTMSATDAMQNFANVILNETIGSLVQMGLQQVKNAITSQAATAGATAAQITEAAALETAWTGAAIQASIATQGAAATIGQSSYMQAIGTMRAVAIAGGREHGGTVNADSMYRVGEGGKPEILMSGGKQYMIPGENGRVLSNREITSSSGGKSGVSLSFNMPIDIGDSSVSEQDGQQLAKLVEQVVKAKIQSEMRPGGLLNKR